The Candidatus Methylomirabilota bacterium genome contains a region encoding:
- a CDS encoding TAXI family TRAP transporter solute-binding subunit: MNALAPLENGQDGEAQQARLGHERPLPTAGCRVVYKGLETTGWGATMADRVTVVLGTATPGGGFPVYGQAVAETINEADASLLVQTRNTKGSTENVPLLEAGQLDLGLVTGEVAHEAVTGVGRPAANLRILTVMYSTAGMFVARGDTTDRRIEDLKGRPVAFGASGSGLVVLARYVLDGLGLDMNRDFKAVFLDKAGEGPAMVMDGRVAALWGGGTGWPGFAAVARGPAGARFIAPDAEAIRRIQARHPFLETLTVPAASYPGQDAPIVSVGSWSLILIRPEIADDVAYRLARALHRGEAALGQRLAQARETTAANTAAAARPELIHPGALRYLREIGLVR; this comes from the coding sequence CTGAATGCCCTTGCCCCGCTCGAAAACGGGCAGGACGGCGAAGCGCAACAAGCTCGGCTCGGCCATGAGCGACCCCTCCCGACGGCTGGTTGCCGGGTAGTATACAAAGGACTCGAGACAACGGGGTGGGGAGCGACCATGGCTGACAGGGTGACGGTAGTCCTCGGAACGGCGACGCCCGGCGGCGGCTTTCCGGTCTACGGCCAGGCCGTCGCGGAAACGATCAACGAGGCCGACGCCTCACTGCTCGTGCAGACGCGCAACACGAAGGGCAGCACGGAGAACGTGCCGTTGCTGGAGGCCGGACAGCTCGACCTCGGTCTGGTCACCGGCGAGGTGGCTCACGAGGCCGTGACCGGAGTCGGCCGACCCGCGGCCAACCTCCGCATCCTCACCGTCATGTACTCGACGGCGGGCATGTTCGTGGCGCGCGGCGATACGACCGACCGGCGCATCGAGGACTTGAAGGGCCGGCCCGTGGCCTTCGGGGCCAGCGGCTCGGGTCTGGTCGTCCTCGCGCGCTACGTGCTGGACGGCCTCGGGCTCGACATGAACCGGGACTTCAAGGCGGTCTTCCTGGACAAGGCGGGCGAGGGGCCGGCCATGGTCATGGACGGCCGGGTGGCCGCGCTCTGGGGCGGCGGCACCGGCTGGCCGGGGTTCGCCGCCGTGGCGCGGGGCCCGGCCGGCGCGCGCTTCATCGCCCCCGATGCCGAGGCCATCCGGCGCATCCAGGCCCGGCACCCGTTTCTCGAGACCCTGACCGTCCCCGCCGCATCGTATCCCGGGCAGGACGCGCCGATCGTCTCGGTGGGGTCGTGGAGCCTGATCCTGATCCGGCCGGAGATCGCCGATGATGTGGCGTATCGCCTCGCCCGGGCGCTGCATCGCGGCGAGGCCGCGCTGGGCCAGCGGCTGGCCCAGGCCCGCGAGACGACCGCCGCCAACACGGCCGCCGCAGCCCGCCCGGAGCTGATCCACCCGGGGGCGCTGCGCTATTTGCGCGAGATCGGGCTGGTTCGCTGA
- a CDS encoding DUF481 domain-containing protein, which yields MATSLWRPLAGALGLCLVLVGGAAADEVLLLNGDRLTGTIVGAAGGKLTIKTEAAGDVIVDLAKVKTFSTTEPVVVRTGETTLRSRVTAGPDGAVQVVPIAGGAPQTVALSDIGQINPPPVKWTGGLSFTGMKTSGNAESTNIGFSLNAVRRAEQDRITLGAGYAFGRQEDPDTGEESTTVDNIFGVAKYDYFLSQKLYLYGAVRAERDRIADLDLRFTPSVGVGYQWYERPTFNLSTEAGLAWVYEDFRNAGSDDHFAARFAYHVDWTPYKGVLLFHNLEWLPAFDDPFGDYNLNGDVGMRTTIFQGFFAEAKIEGRYDSEPAPGAEKEDLRYLLAIGWAF from the coding sequence ATGGCCACCTCATTGTGGCGCCCACTCGCGGGAGCCCTCGGGCTGTGCCTGGTCCTCGTCGGCGGCGCCGCCGCCGACGAGGTCCTGCTCCTGAACGGCGACCGCCTCACCGGCACCATCGTCGGCGCCGCCGGTGGCAAGCTCACGATCAAGACCGAGGCGGCGGGCGACGTCATTGTGGACCTCGCCAAGGTCAAGACCTTCTCTACCACCGAGCCCGTCGTCGTGAGAACCGGCGAGACGACCCTGCGCTCGCGGGTGACGGCCGGCCCCGACGGCGCCGTGCAGGTCGTGCCCATCGCCGGCGGGGCCCCTCAGACCGTGGCCCTCAGCGACATCGGCCAGATCAACCCTCCCCCCGTGAAGTGGACGGGGGGCCTCAGCTTCACCGGCATGAAGACCAGCGGCAACGCCGAGTCCACGAACATCGGCTTCTCTCTGAACGCCGTGCGCCGGGCCGAGCAGGACCGCATCACGCTGGGGGCCGGCTACGCCTTCGGGCGCCAGGAGGACCCGGACACCGGCGAGGAGTCGACGACGGTCGACAACATCTTCGGCGTCGCCAAGTACGACTATTTCCTGTCCCAGAAGCTCTACCTCTACGGGGCCGTGCGGGCCGAGCGGGACCGGATCGCCGACCTCGACCTGCGTTTCACTCCCAGCGTGGGCGTCGGCTATCAGTGGTACGAGAGGCCGACGTTCAACCTGTCTACCGAGGCGGGCCTGGCCTGGGTCTACGAGGATTTCCGTAACGCGGGCAGCGACGATCACTTCGCGGCGCGGTTCGCCTACCACGTGGACTGGACGCCCTACAAGGGCGTCCTGCTGTTCCACAACCTGGAATGGCTGCCCGCGTTCGACGACCCCTTCGGGGATTACAACCTCAATGGGGACGTCGGCATGCGGACCACGATCTTCCAGGGCTTCTTCGCCGAGGCGAAGATCGAGGGCCGCTACGATTCGGAGCCCGCGCCCGGAGCCGAGAAGGAGGACCTCCGCTACCTGCTCGCCATCGGCTGGGCCTTCTGA
- a CDS encoding MBL fold metallo-hydrolase — translation MRTMLVSFAVVTLLLCPAIGHAQDGQATLERAARAMGASTLNSIEFTGSGASFAVGQSPVAGASWPRFNLKSYTRSMNYETGSLRQEQVLSRADPQPRGGGLPAMGEARQTFLLSGEHAWTLAPAGPVPGPRYLAELQLQLWTSPHGVIKAAMANKATVQGRTIAFTVPGKLKARASLDSGNLVQRVEAVFSSPVLGDMPFEVSYADYRDFGGIKFPMRIRQSAGKFPSLDLTVDDVRPNARVDIDVPDPVRQATNPYAKVTTQQVADGIWYLTGGSHHSVVLEMRDHLILVEAPLNDARALAVVAEARKLVPNKPVRYVIASHHHFDHSGGVRAAVGEGATLITHESSRAYFERVLAAPATVSPDHLAKSGRKAKVEGVRDKRMLTDGTRTVEIHHIAGNLHEDGLLMVYLPKEKLLIEADAFSPAPPNAPPPAVVNPNTVNLADNITKLGLSVDQILPIHGRMVPLAELHKTIGRAN, via the coding sequence ATGCGTACGATGCTCGTGTCGTTCGCGGTGGTGACCCTGCTCCTGTGTCCGGCGATCGGTCACGCTCAGGATGGGCAAGCTACGCTGGAGCGCGCAGCCAGGGCGATGGGCGCCTCCACGCTGAACTCCATCGAGTTCACCGGAAGTGGTGCCAGCTTCGCGGTCGGGCAGAGCCCGGTGGCCGGGGCGTCCTGGCCGCGCTTCAATCTCAAGAGCTACACCCGGTCGATGAACTACGAGACCGGCTCGCTGCGACAGGAGCAGGTCCTGTCGCGGGCCGACCCCCAGCCGCGGGGCGGCGGTCTCCCGGCCATGGGTGAGGCCCGCCAGACGTTCCTGCTGAGCGGCGAGCACGCCTGGACGCTGGCCCCGGCCGGGCCGGTGCCCGGGCCCCGGTACCTGGCCGAATTGCAGCTGCAGTTGTGGACCAGCCCGCACGGCGTGATCAAGGCCGCCATGGCCAACAAAGCCACTGTCCAGGGGCGGACGATCGCGTTCACCGTCCCCGGGAAGCTCAAGGCCAGAGCGTCCCTCGATAGCGGGAACCTGGTCCAGAGGGTCGAGGCGGTGTTCTCCAGCCCGGTGCTCGGCGACATGCCGTTCGAGGTCAGCTATGCCGACTATCGCGATTTCGGCGGGATCAAGTTCCCGATGCGCATCCGGCAGTCAGCCGGAAAATTTCCCTCGCTCGATCTGACGGTAGACGACGTGCGGCCCAACGCCCGCGTGGACATCGACGTGCCGGACCCCGTTCGGCAGGCGACCAACCCCTACGCGAAGGTGACGACGCAGCAAGTGGCCGACGGAATCTGGTACCTGACCGGCGGCAGCCATCACAGCGTGGTCCTCGAGATGCGCGACCACCTGATCCTGGTCGAGGCCCCGCTCAACGACGCTCGCGCCCTGGCCGTGGTCGCCGAGGCCCGCAAGCTCGTGCCGAACAAGCCGGTCCGGTACGTCATCGCCAGCCACCACCACTTCGATCATTCCGGCGGTGTACGGGCGGCAGTCGGCGAGGGCGCGACGCTCATCACGCACGAGAGCAGCCGGGCCTATTTCGAGCGGGTCCTGGCCGCGCCGGCCACGGTGAGCCCCGATCACCTCGCGAAATCGGGACGGAAAGCCAAGGTGGAGGGCGTCCGCGACAAGCGGATGCTGACCGACGGGACGCGGACGGTGGAGATCCATCACATCGCTGGGAATCTCCACGAGGATGGTCTGCTGATGGTGTACCTGCCCAAGGAGAAGCTCCTGATCGAGGCCGACGCCTTCTCGCCGGCCCCGCCCAACGCGCCGCCACCCGCGGTCGTGAACCCGAACACCGTCAACCTTGCGGACAACATCACGAAGCTCGGATTGAGCGTGGATCAAATCCTGCCCATCCACGGGCGCATGGTGCCGCTGGCCGAGCTGCACAAGACCATCGGCCGCGCGAACTAG
- a CDS encoding alpha/beta hydrolase has product MRASTATTYAVDVEDVEYIRHADTPLLARLFRPRGTGPFPLIVELHGGAWCRGDRTNDVAINEALARSGVVVAALDFRMPPQAPYPASVADVNYAIRWAKTRAAQWGSRPDLVGALGVSSGGHQAMLLAMRPGDARYSALPLPGGGPAVDASLRAVVLCWPVIDPLSRYRYAKKLKAAGPPYPDVVDSVLPCHDQYWQGEEAMAEGNPVLALERGERVELPPVLYLQGANDVAHPRPDLDRFVSLYGKAGGQVDLELFEGEGQAFINRNPKSPAAARAIEKIIDFVHTQIQ; this is encoded by the coding sequence ATGAGAGCGAGCACTGCGACGACGTACGCCGTGGACGTCGAGGACGTCGAGTACATCCGCCACGCCGACACTCCGCTGCTGGCGCGGCTCTTCAGGCCGCGCGGCACCGGGCCGTTTCCCCTGATCGTCGAGCTGCACGGCGGCGCCTGGTGCCGGGGCGACCGCACGAACGACGTCGCCATCAACGAGGCGCTGGCCCGGAGCGGCGTCGTGGTCGCCGCGCTGGACTTCCGCATGCCGCCCCAGGCTCCGTACCCCGCGTCGGTGGCGGACGTCAATTACGCCATTCGCTGGGCCAAGACCCGGGCCGCCCAGTGGGGCAGTCGACCCGACCTGGTGGGGGCGCTGGGCGTGTCCAGTGGTGGGCATCAGGCCATGCTGCTGGCCATGCGCCCGGGCGATGCGCGCTATTCCGCCCTGCCGCTGCCGGGCGGGGGGCCGGCCGTGGACGCCAGCCTGCGCGCCGTCGTCCTGTGCTGGCCCGTCATCGACCCGCTGAGCCGTTACCGGTATGCCAAGAAGCTGAAGGCGGCGGGTCCGCCGTATCCCGACGTCGTGGACTCGGTGCTCCCCTGCCACGACCAGTACTGGCAGGGCGAAGAGGCGATGGCCGAGGGCAATCCGGTCCTGGCGCTCGAGCGGGGGGAGCGGGTCGAGCTGCCGCCCGTGCTCTATCTGCAGGGCGCCAACGACGTCGCCCATCCCCGCCCGGACCTCGATCGCTTCGTGTCGCTGTACGGCAAGGCCGGCGGGCAGGTCGACCTCGAGCTGTTCGAGGGCGAGGGCCAGGCCTTCATCAACAGGAATCCCAAGTCGCCCGCCGCTGCCCGGGCCATCGAGAAGATCATCGACTTCGTCCACACGCAGATCCAGTAG
- a CDS encoding thiamine pyrophosphate-requiring protein produces the protein MKAAAVVAEILKREGVQCLIGYPVNHIIEAAAEADIRTIIVRQERIGLHMCDAMSRVTSGERIGVFANQHGPGTENSFGGVAQAFGDSVPIVVLPGGYPRRILNIPPNFSSFLNYQHVTKWAEQVVLPENVPEAMRRAFTQVKNGRPRPVLVEFPVDILQSEVPDGWSYTPAPRLRVAPEPRAVAAVAAALVDAERPVIYAGQGVHYAKAWPELRELAELLEAPVTTSLQGKSAFPENHPLALGSGGRSISAQLHHFLNEADLIFGIGCSFSTTNYGVAMPKGKRIVHATLDPADINKDVPAALALVGDAGLTLQALIAEVRDRLGGRARGRAAAVAAEIAQIKREWLARWMPRLTAKSIPLSPYRVLWDLMHTVDVTNTIITHDAGSPRDQISPFWESLAPLTYIGWGKTTQLGTGLGYAMGAKLACPDKLCVNVWGDAAIGFTGMDFETAVRERIPILSVLLNNFSMAIELKVMPVATDKYRSTDISGHYADFARALGGWGERVTEPDEIVPAIRRAVAKTREGTPALLEFITEKATDFSIF, from the coding sequence GTGAAAGCAGCAGCCGTCGTGGCGGAGATCCTCAAGCGCGAAGGCGTGCAGTGCCTGATCGGCTATCCCGTCAACCACATCATCGAGGCGGCCGCCGAGGCCGACATCCGCACGATCATCGTGCGCCAGGAGCGGATCGGCCTGCACATGTGCGACGCGATGAGCCGGGTGACGTCCGGCGAGCGCATCGGGGTGTTCGCCAATCAGCACGGGCCGGGCACGGAAAACTCGTTCGGCGGCGTCGCCCAGGCCTTCGGAGACTCCGTGCCCATCGTGGTGCTGCCGGGCGGCTATCCGCGGCGGATCCTCAACATCCCGCCCAACTTCAGCTCGTTCCTCAACTACCAGCACGTCACCAAGTGGGCCGAGCAGGTGGTCCTGCCCGAGAACGTGCCCGAGGCCATGCGGCGGGCGTTTACCCAGGTGAAGAACGGTCGCCCACGGCCGGTGCTCGTGGAGTTCCCCGTCGATATCTTGCAATCCGAGGTGCCGGACGGCTGGAGCTACACGCCGGCGCCCCGACTCCGCGTGGCTCCCGAGCCCCGCGCCGTCGCTGCCGTGGCGGCGGCCCTGGTGGACGCCGAGCGGCCCGTCATCTACGCGGGCCAGGGCGTGCACTACGCCAAAGCCTGGCCGGAGCTGCGCGAGCTGGCCGAGCTGCTGGAGGCGCCGGTGACCACGAGCCTGCAGGGCAAGAGCGCGTTCCCGGAGAACCATCCCCTCGCGCTGGGCTCGGGGGGCCGCTCGATCTCCGCACAGCTCCACCACTTCCTCAACGAGGCCGATCTCATCTTCGGCATCGGCTGCAGCTTCTCGACCACGAACTACGGGGTGGCCATGCCCAAGGGCAAGCGGATCGTTCACGCCACCCTCGACCCCGCCGATATCAACAAGGACGTGCCGGCGGCCCTCGCCCTCGTCGGCGACGCCGGCCTCACCCTGCAGGCGCTCATCGCCGAGGTCCGTGATCGGCTGGGCGGCCGCGCCCGTGGCCGCGCCGCCGCCGTCGCCGCCGAGATCGCGCAGATCAAGCGGGAGTGGCTGGCCCGCTGGATGCCGCGGCTCACTGCCAAGTCGATCCCGCTCTCGCCGTACCGCGTGCTGTGGGACCTGATGCACACCGTCGACGTGACCAACACGATCATCACGCACGACGCCGGCAGCCCGCGCGACCAGATCTCGCCGTTCTGGGAGTCGCTGGCGCCCCTCACCTACATCGGCTGGGGGAAGACGACCCAGCTCGGCACCGGGCTGGGCTACGCCATGGGAGCCAAGCTGGCCTGTCCCGATAAGCTCTGCGTCAACGTGTGGGGCGACGCCGCCATCGGCTTCACGGGCATGGATTTCGAGACGGCGGTGCGGGAGCGGATTCCCATCCTGTCGGTGCTCCTCAACAACTTCTCGATGGCCATCGAGCTCAAGGTCATGCCGGTGGCCACCGACAAGTACCGCTCGACGGACATCAGCGGCCACTACGCCGATTTTGCCCGCGCCCTGGGCGGATGGGGCGAACGCGTGACCGAGCCCGACGAGATCGTGCCGGCCATCCGGCGCGCGGTGGCCAAGACGCGAGAGGGCACGCCGGCCCTGCTGGAGTTCATCACCGAGAAGGCCACCGACTTCTCGATCTTCTGA
- a CDS encoding amidohydrolase family protein gives MHYTRISADCHIDLPMLPTDLFARNASAAMRDRMPYVTEGPDGPYWTAKNGASFGLVCGVGPSGQKHVPGQNYRVDVMAATGLYEDGKKGILRPTDPVLRARDMDRDGVQAEVIYGILGAATRLNDHEAAAEMFRIYNDWLADFCRVNPDREIGLACLPYGDIDAAVEELHRVARLGLRGVELSCSWDMEPMWHPVWEPFWKAVNDVNLPLHFHTFPSVPPGKFDQQKGLTRRAAFFTGVSAFQMNLINIIAAVIGAAVLERYPNLRIAFGESGIGWLPYALDRMDFEWEDRFRDLGLTMKPSDYWRRQCKATFQFDRIGTKLIEDIGVETLMWGSDYPHPDGIWPESSKYIEEQFGHLPADVIRKITCENAGRFYGLIR, from the coding sequence ATGCACTACACACGGATCTCCGCCGACTGCCACATCGATTTGCCCATGCTGCCGACGGACCTCTTCGCCAGGAACGCCTCGGCCGCGATGCGGGACCGCATGCCCTACGTCACCGAGGGTCCGGACGGCCCCTACTGGACCGCCAAGAACGGCGCGTCGTTCGGGCTGGTCTGCGGCGTGGGGCCGTCGGGACAGAAGCACGTGCCCGGCCAGAACTACCGGGTCGACGTGATGGCCGCCACGGGGCTCTATGAGGACGGCAAGAAGGGCATCCTGCGCCCGACGGACCCTGTGCTGCGAGCCCGGGACATGGATCGCGACGGGGTGCAGGCAGAAGTCATCTACGGCATCCTGGGGGCGGCCACCCGGCTCAACGACCACGAAGCCGCCGCCGAGATGTTCCGCATCTACAACGACTGGCTCGCCGACTTCTGCCGCGTCAACCCGGACCGTGAGATCGGCCTGGCCTGCCTGCCCTACGGCGACATCGATGCCGCCGTCGAGGAGCTTCACCGCGTGGCCCGGCTGGGGCTGCGCGGGGTCGAGCTCTCCTGCTCCTGGGACATGGAGCCCATGTGGCATCCGGTGTGGGAGCCGTTCTGGAAGGCCGTCAACGACGTGAACCTGCCGCTGCACTTCCACACCTTTCCCTCGGTCCCCCCGGGGAAGTTCGATCAGCAGAAGGGCCTCACCCGCCGGGCGGCCTTCTTCACGGGCGTCTCCGCCTTCCAGATGAACCTCATCAACATCATCGCCGCCGTCATCGGCGCCGCCGTGCTCGAGCGCTATCCCAACCTCCGCATCGCGTTCGGGGAGAGCGGCATCGGGTGGCTGCCCTACGCGCTCGACCGCATGGACTTCGAGTGGGAGGACCGCTTCCGCGATCTCGGGCTGACCATGAAGCCCAGCGACTACTGGCGGCGGCAGTGCAAGGCCACCTTCCAGTTCGATCGGATCGGCACCAAGCTGATCGAGGATATCGGCGTGGAGACGCTCATGTGGGGCTCGGACTATCCGCACCCCGACGGCATCTGGCCGGAGTCCTCCAAGTACATCGAGGAGCAGTTCGGCCACCTGCCCGCCGACGTCATCCGCAAGATCACCTGCGAGAACGCGGGGCGCTTCTACGGCCTGATCCGCTGA
- a CDS encoding helix-turn-helix domain-containing protein, whose amino-acid sequence MSSRELSLHEAVSAFKRNLVRAALAAHDGNRSRAAAALKIERTSLLRLIRELGIADVPDGQRGRPPAAKNVPQMSH is encoded by the coding sequence ATGAGTTCCCGCGAACTCTCGCTGCACGAGGCGGTGAGCGCCTTCAAGCGCAACCTGGTCCGCGCGGCGCTGGCCGCCCACGACGGCAACCGCAGTCGCGCGGCCGCTGCCCTGAAGATCGAGCGCACCTCGCTCCTCCGGCTGATCCGCGAGCTCGGCATCGCCGATGTGCCCGATGGTCAGCGCGGACGCCCGCCGGCCGCGAAAAATGTGCCGCAGATGTCACATTGA
- a CDS encoding LLM class flavin-dependent oxidoreductase → MAQGFALFAGAAPDLIRACAAEAEALGYTSFWVNHPGKTDGLAALAQAAAQTRRIELGVGVIPLHTRPPESIVEGVRANALPPDRLLLGVGSPNPGSLARVRSGIAALRAHLPSRLVVAALGPQMCRLAGEVADGVLFNWLTPEYARRSAEWVQAGAATARRAPPKLFAYVRVAIGAAAGSRLAEEGGRYGAIPAYAAHFARMGVKPVDTAIAVQRPEAVAPALSAWRGVIDEVVVRAITATDTLEEDLALVRAARPA, encoded by the coding sequence ATGGCACAGGGATTCGCATTGTTCGCCGGGGCGGCCCCTGACCTGATTCGGGCCTGCGCCGCCGAGGCGGAAGCGCTCGGGTACACATCCTTCTGGGTGAACCACCCCGGCAAGACGGACGGGCTCGCCGCGCTGGCCCAGGCGGCCGCACAGACCCGGCGGATCGAGCTGGGCGTCGGAGTGATCCCGCTGCACACCCGTCCCCCCGAGAGCATCGTCGAGGGCGTGCGCGCCAACGCGCTGCCGCCGGATCGCCTGCTCCTCGGGGTGGGCAGCCCCAATCCGGGTTCCCTGGCCCGCGTGCGCTCGGGCATCGCCGCCCTGCGGGCGCACCTGCCGTCGCGCCTCGTGGTGGCGGCGCTGGGACCGCAGATGTGCCGCCTGGCCGGGGAAGTGGCCGATGGCGTGCTTTTCAACTGGCTCACGCCCGAGTACGCGCGCCGGTCCGCCGAGTGGGTGCAGGCCGGCGCCGCCACGGCGCGGCGTGCGCCGCCGAAGCTGTTCGCCTATGTCCGGGTCGCCATCGGCGCCGCCGCCGGCAGCCGGCTGGCCGAGGAGGGCGGCCGCTACGGGGCGATTCCCGCCTACGCGGCGCACTTCGCACGCATGGGCGTGAAGCCGGTGGACACGGCCATCGCCGTGCAGCGTCCGGAAGCGGTAGCGCCGGCGCTGAGCGCCTGGCGGGGCGTGATCGACGAAGTCGTGGTCCGGGCGATCACCGCCACGGACACGCTCGAAGAGGATCTGGCACTGGTCCGGGCCGCCCGGCCCGCATGA
- a CDS encoding cupin domain-containing protein: MAEPSLLRFAVLPVFERGKGIQTVVFSCKEIGARITSGVTRFPPGTGIPLHTHNCDEQTTVLEGDAEVEIDGKHERLKAWDTAFIPEGSHHRFVNVGPGPMAILWVYNRTDVTRTFSDTGETVPHLSPQDVATLKPRPTA; the protein is encoded by the coding sequence ATGGCCGAGCCGAGCTTGTTGCGCTTCGCCGTCCTGCCCGTTTTCGAGCGGGGCAAGGGCATTCAGACCGTCGTGTTCTCCTGTAAAGAGATCGGCGCCCGGATCACCAGCGGCGTGACCCGGTTTCCCCCGGGGACGGGCATCCCGCTGCATACCCACAACTGCGACGAGCAGACGACCGTGCTCGAAGGGGACGCGGAGGTAGAGATCGACGGCAAGCACGAGCGGCTGAAGGCCTGGGACACTGCGTTCATTCCCGAGGGCAGCCATCACCGCTTCGTCAACGTGGGGCCGGGGCCGATGGCGATCCTCTGGGTCTACAACCGCACCGACGTCACCCGAACGTTCTCCGATACGGGCGAGACCGTTCCCCACCTGTCACCGCAAGACGTCGCAACCCTCAAGCCGCGTCCGACGGCCTGA
- a CDS encoding methyltransferase domain-containing protein gives MTVDAVERHYGRGGILDAILAGLRGLGKDLAHLQPVDLAPVDEFHIRGREATVELADRAGVRPGLRVLDVGSGLGGSLRYLAAERGCSGTGIDLTQEYVEAARALAELVKLGDAVDFRQGSALEVPFAEGSFELVWTEHAQMNIADKRAFYGELARVLVPRGRLVFHDIFQGEGGPVHVPVPWADERSISFLAKPAAVREILEQARLRVVDWEDKTRQSLDWFLAVMDRLKQSGPPPLGFHLLMGSTARVKLENMIRNLQEERIAVGQAVAEKA, from the coding sequence ATGACGGTGGACGCCGTCGAGCGCCACTACGGGCGCGGAGGGATTCTCGACGCCATCCTGGCCGGACTGCGGGGGCTGGGGAAGGACCTGGCGCACCTCCAGCCGGTGGACCTGGCGCCGGTCGACGAGTTCCACATCCGCGGCCGCGAGGCCACGGTGGAGCTCGCCGATCGGGCCGGCGTGAGGCCCGGGCTGCGCGTGCTGGACGTCGGCAGCGGGCTCGGGGGCTCCCTTCGCTATCTCGCCGCCGAGCGGGGATGCTCGGGCACCGGCATCGACTTGACGCAGGAGTATGTCGAGGCCGCCCGGGCGCTGGCCGAGCTGGTCAAGCTCGGGGACGCGGTCGACTTCCGCCAGGGCAGCGCGCTGGAGGTGCCGTTCGCCGAGGGCAGCTTCGAACTGGTGTGGACCGAGCACGCCCAGATGAACATCGCGGACAAGCGCGCCTTCTACGGGGAGCTCGCCCGCGTGCTCGTCCCTCGCGGCCGTCTGGTCTTCCACGACATCTTCCAGGGCGAGGGCGGACCGGTGCACGTGCCCGTCCCCTGGGCCGACGAGCGCTCGATCAGCTTTCTGGCCAAGCCGGCCGCCGTCCGCGAGATCCTCGAGCAGGCGCGGCTCCGCGTCGTCGACTGGGAAGACAAGACCCGACAATCGCTGGACTGGTTCCTGGCCGTGATGGACCGGCTGAAGCAATCGGGGCCGCCGCCCCTGGGGTTTCACCTGTTGATGGGCAGCACCGCGAGAGTCAAGCTCGAGAACATGATCCGCAATCTGCAAGAGGAGCGCATCGCCGTGGGCCAGGCGGTCGCCGAGAAGGCCTGA